The Flavobacterium marginilacus genome window below encodes:
- a CDS encoding glycoside hydrolase family 88/105 protein: MNFKNSFFILIAVVSLSAISCKSGAVKQGTAIKQSKKEVIAIIDKVNNRWQDTHSEQGNAFWNVAVYHTGNMEAYKVTQNKKYLDYSMSWAEKNQWMGAKSNNKSEWKYNYGENDKHVLFGDWQICFQTYIDLYNFTGKNDSQKIARAREVMEYEMSTEANDYWWWVDGLYMVMPVMTKLYKVTGNEMYLEKLHVYLAHANSIMYDDEAKLYFRDAKYVYPKHKSANGKKDFWARGDGWIFAGYAKIIQDLPKDAKHRQEYISRFKDMAKALADAQQKEGYWTRSILDPEHAPGPETSGTAFFTYGFLWGINNGILDKKTYLPVVEKSWNYLTNFALQADGTVGYIQPIGEKAIPGQVVDKNSTADFGVGAFLLAASEMSRFVK; encoded by the coding sequence ATGAATTTTAAAAACTCATTTTTTATACTAATAGCTGTTGTTTCTTTATCAGCCATTAGCTGTAAAAGCGGTGCAGTAAAGCAGGGAACTGCAATAAAACAATCAAAAAAAGAAGTAATTGCTATTATTGATAAAGTAAATAACCGCTGGCAGGATACACATTCTGAACAGGGAAATGCTTTCTGGAATGTTGCGGTTTATCATACTGGAAATATGGAAGCGTATAAAGTAACCCAAAATAAAAAATACCTGGATTATTCGATGTCTTGGGCCGAAAAAAATCAGTGGATGGGAGCCAAATCGAATAACAAATCAGAATGGAAGTACAACTATGGGGAAAATGATAAGCATGTCTTGTTTGGCGATTGGCAGATCTGTTTTCAGACTTATATTGATTTGTACAATTTTACAGGAAAGAATGATTCTCAAAAAATTGCCCGTGCCCGTGAAGTTATGGAGTATGAAATGAGTACTGAGGCTAATGATTACTGGTGGTGGGTAGACGGTTTGTATATGGTAATGCCGGTAATGACCAAATTGTACAAAGTAACCGGCAATGAAATGTATTTAGAAAAACTGCATGTTTATTTAGCGCATGCCAATAGTATTATGTACGATGATGAGGCAAAATTATATTTTCGTGATGCAAAATACGTATATCCAAAACACAAAAGCGCCAATGGCAAAAAAGATTTTTGGGCTAGGGGAGACGGATGGATTTTTGCCGGTTATGCTAAAATTATTCAGGATTTACCAAAGGATGCTAAACACAGACAAGAATATATCAGCCGTTTCAAAGACATGGCAAAAGCATTGGCAGATGCTCAGCAAAAAGAAGGTTATTGGACTAGAAGTATCTTAGACCCAGAACATGCTCCCGGGCCGGAAACCAGCGGAACGGCATTTTTTACCTATGGTTTTTTATGGGGAATCAATAATGGTATATTAGATAAAAAAACATATCTGCCGGTAGTAGAAAAATCATGGAATTACTTAACGAATTTTGCACTTCAGGCAGATGGTACAGTTGGATATATTCAGCCAATTGGAGAAAAAGCAATTCCCGGACAGGTAGTTGATAAAAACTCAACTGCTGATTTTGGTGTTGGTGCATTTTTATTGGCAGCATCAGAAATGAGCCGTTTTGTGAAATGA
- a CDS encoding SusC/RagA family TonB-linked outer membrane protein, producing MKNFIKLKKRTHSVLEFDIKMKITIMLILVSLSQIQAHESNVTSVTKERIYQKQKTVTGQVIDEAGLPLPLASVLVKGTTNSVLTDLDGKFTLNIDENDKVLVISFMGYETQEVLIQNKSVFEIKLKPTSEGLKEVVVVGYGTQKKTSMVSAITSIPVGEIKGPSSNLTTMMAGRVSGMIAYQRSGEPGSDNSDFFVRGLGSFGAGKVNPLILIDGIESSSTDMARLQPDDIESFSVLKDASAASIYGARGANGVVLITTKSGKDGKLKVKFRMEGKVSTNTQNFNFADNITYMKLANEAVLTRNSIGVLPYSQTKIDRTGQPGSNPYMYPNNNWIDQLIKDYTFNQGYNISASGGSEKAQYYVASTYNIDNGVLRVDNLNNFNSNIKLRNYSFRSNVNMKLTPTTEAIVRLYGQFDDYTGPLGGNDANGNWVSGGGNIFNKAVWSNPVAFPAAYPRELLPYIEHPLFGGAVTGNGSTTLLTNPYAEMVKGYEEYKASTVQTQVELKQDLKDVIPGLKARAMGYVKSYSYYRVSRQYNPFYYSATINPDTQEISLGLLNSGGEGSIGIPGTEYLNYSEGDKKVNSNLYLETAINYNAVFDKKHDVSGMLIGILQSNQSGNAGNLQASLPSRNLGLSGRFTYAYDNRYLTEINFGYNGSERFAENNRFGFFPSFAVGYLISNEKFFEPLRDVVNSLKLRASFGWVGNDQIGSSTDRFFYLSNVNLNDVNYGSSFGELNGYYRPGASISRYANEKISWERSEQINFGVDLRVFNSVNIVVDAFKQTRSNILQARSNIGSTLGLSVIPSTNFGKAESKGLDMSIAYNKKFGNYWFTNLRGNCTYSTSKILKYDENYYPEELEYLYKKGNSITQNYGYIAERLFVDDQEAANSPKQFGTYGGGDIKYRDVNGDGVITSLDQVPIGYPTTPEIIYGFGGTLGYRDFDFSVFFQGSARSSIFINPKNISPFVTNGGAQNGLLKVVAEDHWSEDNRNLYAFWPRLSDNFIENNNQSSTWWMRNGAFLRLKSIELGYNLPEKHAKKMHIAGLRLYANTTNPFVFSEFKLWDPEMGGNGLGYPIQATYNFGILLDL from the coding sequence ATGAAAAACTTTATTAAATTAAAGAAAAGGACTCATAGTGTTTTAGAATTTGATATAAAAATGAAAATTACCATAATGTTAATTTTGGTTTCGCTGTCACAAATTCAAGCACATGAATCGAACGTTACGAGTGTAACGAAAGAAAGAATATATCAAAAACAAAAGACTGTTACAGGGCAGGTAATAGATGAGGCTGGATTACCGCTTCCTCTCGCAAGTGTTTTGGTAAAGGGAACTACAAATTCTGTATTGACAGATTTAGACGGAAAATTTACTTTGAATATCGATGAGAATGACAAAGTATTAGTGATTTCTTTTATGGGGTACGAAACCCAGGAAGTCTTGATTCAAAACAAATCAGTTTTTGAAATAAAATTAAAACCAACTTCAGAAGGATTAAAAGAAGTGGTTGTTGTTGGTTATGGGACTCAGAAAAAAACCAGTATGGTGAGTGCTATTACATCAATTCCTGTGGGGGAAATTAAAGGTCCTTCAAGCAATTTAACAACCATGATGGCGGGAAGAGTATCAGGGATGATTGCGTATCAGCGAAGCGGGGAGCCAGGCTCCGATAATTCTGATTTTTTTGTTCGTGGATTAGGTTCCTTTGGAGCAGGAAAAGTGAATCCTCTAATTTTAATTGATGGGATTGAATCAAGTTCTACAGATATGGCACGTTTGCAGCCGGATGATATAGAGTCTTTTTCGGTTTTGAAAGATGCTTCTGCAGCCTCTATTTATGGTGCACGAGGGGCTAATGGGGTAGTGCTGATTACTACAAAATCTGGTAAGGACGGAAAGCTTAAAGTGAAATTCAGAATGGAGGGCAAGGTCTCAACCAATACTCAGAATTTTAATTTTGCCGACAATATTACGTATATGAAATTGGCTAATGAAGCTGTCCTGACAAGAAATTCAATAGGTGTTCTGCCTTATTCGCAGACAAAAATTGATAGAACGGGACAGCCAGGTTCTAATCCATATATGTATCCAAATAATAATTGGATTGATCAGCTGATAAAAGATTACACTTTCAATCAAGGGTATAATATTAGTGCCAGCGGAGGCAGTGAGAAAGCTCAATATTATGTTGCAAGTACTTATAATATTGATAATGGAGTATTGCGCGTGGACAATCTGAATAATTTTAACAGCAATATTAAATTAAGAAATTATTCCTTTAGGTCTAATGTCAATATGAAGCTGACACCTACAACCGAAGCTATTGTTAGATTGTATGGACAGTTTGATGATTATACCGGACCGTTAGGAGGGAATGATGCTAATGGGAATTGGGTTTCTGGAGGAGGAAATATTTTTAATAAAGCAGTTTGGTCTAATCCGGTAGCTTTTCCTGCGGCCTATCCAAGAGAATTACTTCCTTATATTGAACACCCATTATTTGGAGGAGCTGTAACAGGGAATGGAAGTACTACTCTGTTAACGAATCCTTATGCCGAGATGGTCAAAGGATATGAAGAGTACAAGGCTTCGACAGTTCAGACTCAGGTGGAATTAAAACAAGATCTTAAAGATGTTATTCCTGGTTTAAAAGCGAGAGCAATGGGATATGTAAAAAGCTATTCTTACTACAGAGTGTCAAGACAATATAATCCTTTTTATTACAGCGCAACAATTAATCCGGATACTCAGGAAATTAGCTTGGGTTTACTGAATAGCGGTGGCGAGGGTTCTATTGGAATTCCGGGTACAGAATATTTAAACTATAGTGAGGGTGACAAAAAAGTGAACTCGAACCTGTATTTAGAGACAGCAATTAATTATAATGCAGTTTTTGACAAAAAACATGATGTTTCAGGAATGCTGATTGGTATTCTGCAGTCTAATCAGTCTGGTAATGCCGGAAATCTTCAGGCTTCACTGCCAAGCAGAAACTTGGGGCTTTCAGGCCGTTTTACCTATGCTTACGATAATAGATATTTAACCGAAATAAATTTTGGTTATAATGGTTCTGAAAGATTTGCTGAAAATAATAGGTTTGGATTCTTTCCTTCTTTCGCTGTGGGATATTTAATATCCAATGAAAAGTTTTTTGAACCCTTACGCGATGTGGTAAATTCTTTGAAATTAAGGGCTAGTTTTGGATGGGTTGGTAATGACCAGATTGGAAGTTCTACAGACCGATTTTTCTATTTATCCAATGTTAATCTGAATGATGTTAATTACGGATCAAGCTTTGGGGAATTAAATGGTTACTACCGTCCCGGAGCTTCTATCTCAAGATATGCCAATGAAAAAATTAGCTGGGAACGTTCCGAGCAAATCAATTTTGGTGTGGATTTAAGAGTGTTTAATTCGGTTAATATTGTTGTAGATGCTTTTAAGCAAACCAGAAGCAATATTCTGCAGGCGCGTTCTAATATTGGTTCTACTTTGGGACTTTCAGTAATCCCTTCAACGAATTTTGGTAAGGCAGAAAGCAAAGGTCTGGATATGTCTATTGCCTACAATAAAAAATTTGGAAATTATTGGTTTACAAATTTGAGGGGAAACTGTACATATTCAACCAGTAAAATATTGAAATATGATGAGAATTACTATCCGGAAGAGCTGGAATATTTATATAAAAAAGGAAATTCAATTACTCAAAATTATGGATATATAGCTGAAAGATTATTTGTTGATGATCAAGAAGCGGCTAACTCTCCAAAACAATTTGGAACTTATGGAGGCGGAGATATCAAATATAGAGATGTAAACGGTGATGGAGTAATTACCTCTTTAGATCAAGTGCCTATTGGATACCCTACTACTCCTGAAATTATTTACGGTTTTGGAGGTACACTGGGGTATAGAGATTTTGATTTTAGTGTGTTTTTCCAAGGTTCTGCCCGTTCTTCTATTTTCATTAATCCTAAAAATATTTCTCCTTTTGTCACCAATGGCGGTGCACAAAACGGATTGTTAAAAGTTGTTGCCGAAGATCACTGGTCTGAGGACAATAGAAATTTATATGCCTTCTGGCCAAGGTTAAGTGATAATTTTATTGAAAACAATAATCAATCATCAACATGGTGGATGAGAAACGGTGCTTTTTTGCGCCTTAAAAGTATCGAATTGGGATATAATTTACCTGAAAAGCATGCCAAAAAGATGCATATCGCAGGTTTGAGACTGTATGCTAACACAACGAATCCTTTTGTGTTTAGCGAATTTAAATTGTGGGATCCAGAAATGGGCGGAAATGGTTTAGGATATCCAATTCAGGCAACATATAATTTTGGAATATTACTTGATTTATAA